In one Fusarium keratoplasticum isolate Fu6.1 chromosome 5, whole genome shotgun sequence genomic region, the following are encoded:
- a CDS encoding HET domain-containing protein, translated as MLRYNGGSDLPKSESEAKKHIAKIRKARDKDKKSGIAGMMDNAIGILSDDLYQKPSHFILEFLQNADDGNYEAPEPTLVITLQDNTVRFDANEVGFTRTNVDALCSLGSSSKVQSDQATGHKGIGFKSVFKVADKVWIKSGHYSFKFDARERLGTVDPIWTSFPDREREGYTSIRLRLLPKLNLLALADELLKLDAQLLLFLRKIQCIEVHVIPEKGQRARPPRVLKRRTDSRIPDGLQRFTLISDYASAFLVSSHRTIKLGHDNRRKGRKHSDILLAFPEMSFRHPPTATQNVYSFLPIRNYGFKFIMQADFLLTASREDIDNSSDWNIKLLDELPEAMLTAIRRFNSRRLYDAWLPYLIFDHNQPGFFENLGQEILKLLSRQPILKSITGDLKPPSELTRIPASLADTDGNSMIPRGFCPYTLVSSELSSQFTGALDGLGVKTLSSDEFLSEISYFIPRFPKVFQSQPSYWHSRLASILLRLCGSPEYKAQIAELPIVLLQDGRWVTPNAGQLLLPLRSSVGPVPKGISAMEVHRDVADDSFRLRLIQEFGARESGLRMVCDIITKAHEDMTFAPETVDIDELVSHIVFLYRAQWVRTSVSTKIWFVAEDGSRDRGHRMYVDSNSEYSVGAVFSGNHRSKFHFLHAKYELAFSRVRSNENPTHWKKWIRENFGVAHLPRLASTISEDKKSFILSRDFRYLMDHQSSKIVLSVLKHNWSHYSRWIQETPTDATEKDKKRSKEKLRHELSSWRVQCRGGPLVQLRKTCLPRKNVLVGLGLWGYSSGMQGHAQGYPLLDISDPEDSGWDFLQHFDVIVELKPVHFITRLLELRRTDTTRAAVSVLYDQIVTCADDSQLGAIRKSFEENNLIFIPSTEHCPSRWVGLDGCTWEGFTCLRKIPDLKRHYPSHQHETLFRKYLNVPIANLKTLVSELQQVTSSDSLSYLRDLFITTSRRMDAATLSEYNDAAIVKQLGGRKIWPITKSGSDDGFESLMANDDVWYIPDHGHLRETFSGKLPFLAFDTATLAQLEQLLRPFGLDRRIISKAATSKTSTMGEAPCMVDYTKALTAKAEFIARLVPLGHADRSTILRRLGAICVYQPQKVSVQWTVVTQIADIVHGHEESGRVSVTTKEDGLDIYLVPEDSNIYCPPLELTEELAACCGITNPEHVQLLTHILVQQDVQRISSDLERKGIPNDLEGFDNTNAKLPEPSSLDVKISSNFDDHLNNLSLQAQTLRSSYIERVPSPASYVARTAEWDEVQKRYRLVTVGPKTRSIKYGVTALSMPDSLASGGHSEMEDNFIGQLYVSSFLREVVGDGYKPSVHWTSPLRNMAGHSPFQDNASDTSTFTMQDTQERFKQFLAQQGFQGIESLADSVTFHIETIVSDESIYSGFTLNAHQAKKAERLSLTRPANIMLTEAFILVVVCNLHEEPRIAFFDDPWRHYHGGSLSLEAPSGYWARFNETARPLHIRGAANVQVVSSEDSGCYRYRSLRPGEMRLFKLSPGRDDEPLEGTVHHVLAGSDEEYQALSYVWGDINSSLAPHFIETPEGALQISFSLHSALRAIRDQKTDTMLWIDAICINQESVTEKAIQIRLLSTIFQSATQVVAWLGPEDQSQNGGTVMENLKSIAEFSRQSGSMYRPEFLDSIKSKNESRGCDIDTWADLDAFLDRPWFKRVWIVQELVLPTKVTLICDKSTIDWDEFFEAIQLCERGLNSGGHQPDDVLVFQHASPAYALGMARKSLREGRNKFGFLRLLDMFAHCQATKLVDKLFALLGLGSDCGQQEFNPDYDSSIQQVVQRYANCFVHRGQVMDLLCRAGMNKSYGFSSWIPEWTRHNFPQTISTWDAAKGTFYAGKREHPTADVQPTSDSGLSILQISGISVDRITSFATIREVGKDGADYSGTADNFRNLIEFIHSYPSGESNNSILLRLPIGDARKPHLESTTDRLRAYRDFVNQEAHEWPSDLEQLVWGDKKRSPEEDRVVKQYWQTSQAFMSRISKAVFCRTEKGYAGLVPGGSQKGDEICTFGGGKAPFVLRKRIEAEYTLVGECYMHGLMYGAENVQGAQERQFCIV; from the exons ATGCTTCGATACAATGGCGGTTCAGACTTACCCAAGTCAGAGTctgaggccaagaagcatATCGCCAAAATCCGGAAGGCCAGGGACAAGGATAAGAAATCAGGAATCGCGGGTATGATGGACAATGCCATCGGCAT TCTATCAGATGATTTGTATCAAAAGCCTTCACACTTTATCCTCGAGTTTCTACAAAACGCGGACGACGGCAACTACGAAGCGCCTGAACCAACTCTAGTGATCACATTACAGGATAATACTGTCCGCTTCGACGCTAACGAGGTCGGGTTCACTCGTACCAATGTTGACGCTCTGTGCAGCCTGGGCTCAAGTTCCAAAGTTCAGTCGGACCAAGCGACTGGCCACAAGGGCATTGGGTTCAAGTCAGTATTCAAGGTTGCCGACAAAGTGTGGATAAAGTCGGGCCATTATTCCTTCAAGTTCGATGCCAGAGAACGGCTGGGGACTGTGGACCCCATCTGGACAAGTTTCCCCGACAGAGAGCGAGAAGGATATACGTCGATTCGTCTCCGGTTGCTGCCTAAGCTAAATCTGTTGGCTTTGGCTGATGAGCTCTTGAAGCTCGATGCGCAGCTCCTGCTGTTCCTTCGGAAGATTCAATGTATAGAAGTCCACGTTATTCCAGAAAAAGGCCAGAGGGCCCGTCCTCCCAGAGTGTTGAAGCGGCGTACAGATTCCAGAATCCCGGATGGCTTGCAGCGATTCACGTTAATATCAGACTATGCATCAGCATTTCTCGTCTCGAGCCATCGCACCATCAAACTTGGGCACGACAACAGAAGGAAGGGGCGGAAACACTCGGACATTCTCCTTGCATTTCCAGAAATGTCATTCAGACATCCGCCTACGGCGACTCAAAACGTTTATTCGTTTCTACCGATCCGGAACTACGGCTTCAAG TTCATCATGCAAGCCGATTTCCTGCTCACTGCCAGTCGAGAGGACATTGACAACTCTTCTGACTGGAATATCAAGCTGCTTGATGAACTCCCCGAAGCCATGCTCACAGCGATCAGGCGTTTCAACTCCCGTCGTCTCTACGATGCATGGCTCCCTTACCTCATCTTTGACCACAACCAACCGGGCTTCTTTGAGAATCTTGGGCAAGAGATCCTCAAGTTGTTATCGAGGCAGCCCATCTTGAAGTCGATAACTGGCGACTTGAAACCTCCGTCAGAGCTGACTCGCATCCCGGCGTCTCTGGCGGACACGGACGGCAACTCCATGATCCCTCGGGGCTTCTGTCCCTACACATTGGTCTCGTCCGAGCTTTCATCTCAGTTCACAGGTGCACTAGATGGCCTGGGCGTCAAGACCCTTTCCAGCGATGAGTTCCTAAGTGAAATCTCATACTTCATCCCGAGGTTTCCCAAAGTCTTTCAGTCCCAGCCTTCATACTGGCACTCGCGACTCGCGTCTATTCTCCTTCGTCTTTGCGGTTCACCAGAGTACAAGGCTCAGATCGCTGAATTGCCAATTGTTCTTCTACAAGACGGTCGATGGGTTACCCCTAATGCCGGTCAACTTCTATTGCCTCTGAGATCCAGCGTCGGCCCGGTTCCAAAGGGAATTTCCGCCATGGAAGTCCACCGTGACGTTGCTGATGATTCTTTCCGTCTTCGACTGATTCAGGAATTCGGAGCGAGAGAGTCCGGGCTCCGGATGGTCtgcgacatcatcaccaaggcgCACGAGGACATGACCTTTGCCCCGGAAACCGTTGACATAGACGAACTTGTCTCCCACATTGTCTTTCTGTATCGTGCTCAATGGGTCCGGACCTCGGTCTCCACGAAGATCTGGTTCGTCGCGGAAGATGGCAGCCGtgatcgaggccatcgcaTGTATGTCGACTCAAATTCGGAGTACTCTGTCGGGGCCGTCTTTTCCGGAAATCATAGATCCAAGTTCCATTTCTTGCACGCCAAGTATGAACTTGCTTTCTCGAGAGTTCGAAGCAATGAGAATCCGACGCATTGGAAGAAATGGATCCGCGAGAACTTTGGTGTTGCACATCTTCCCCGTCTAGCATCAACAATCTCCGAAGACAAGAAGAGCTTTATCTTATCGAGGGACTTTCGGTACCTGATGGATCACCAGTCTTCGAAGATAGTCTTGAGTGTTCTGAAACACAATTGGAGTCACTACTCCCGTTGGATTCAGGAAACGCCCACTGATGCGACCGAGAAGGATAAGAAGCGGTCGAAAGAAAAACTGCGACATGAGTTGTCCTCCTGGCGCGTTCAATGTCGTGGCGGTCCGCTTGTTCAGCTGAGGAAGACATGCCTTCCACGCAAGAACGTACTTGTTGGACTGGGTCTATGGGGATACTCATCTGGGATGCAGGGTCATGCCCAAGGTTACCCCCTTCTCGACATCTCAGATCCGGAGGATAGTGGCTGGGATTTTTTGCAACACTTCGACGTCATTGTGGAGTTAAAGCCAGTGCACTTCATCACTCGATTGCTGGAGCTGCGACGAACCGACACCACTAGGGCTGCTGTATCCGTACTGTATGATCAGATCGTTACTTGTGCAGATGATAGTCAACTCGGAGCCATCAG GAAGTCCTTCGAAGAGAATAACCTCATCTTCATTCCATCAACAGAGCATTGCCCTAGCCGCTGGGTTGGCCTGGATGGGTGCACCTGGGAAGGTTTCACCTGCCTCCGAAAGATCCCCGACCTGAAGAGACATTACCCTTCTCACCAACATGAGACTCTCTTCAGAAAGTACCTCAATGTCCCTATCGCTAACCTGAAGACTCTCGTATCTGAGCTTCAACAAGTCACGTCTTCTGACTCGCTGTCCTACCTCCGCGATCTATTCATCACAACAAGCAGACGCATGGATGCCGCCACCTTGTCAGAGTACAACGACGCAGCCATTGTCAAACAGCTAGGCGGACGCAAGATTTGGCCCATCACGAAATCAGGCTCGGACGATGGCTTTGAGAGTCTCATGGCCAACGACGACGTGTGGTACATTCCTGACCACGGTCACCTGCGCGAGACGTTTTCAGGAAAACTGCCTTTCTTGGCGTTCGATACCGCAACTCTTGCTCAGCTTGAACAGCTTTTGCGTCCGTTTGGCCTTGATAGGAGGATTATCTCCAAGGCGGCGACGTCAAAGACGAGCACGATGGGAGAAGCGCCTTGCATGGTCGACTACACCAAAGCGCTCACGGCCAAAGCAGAGTTCATAGCCAG GCTTGTTCCCTTGGGTCACGCAGACAGGAGCACTATTTTGCGCCGTCTGGGTGCGATATGCGTCTATCAACCGCAGAAGGTATCGGTGCAATGGACCGTCGTCACCCAGATCGCAGACATCGtacatggccatgaagaaTCTGGCCGTGTATCAGTGACGACTAAGGAAGACGGACTCGATATCTATCTCGTTCCTGAAGACTCCAACATCTACTGCCCTCCCTTGGAACTGACGGAAGAGCTAGCCGCCTGCTGTGGCATTACAAACCCTGAGCACGTCCAGCTCCTCACACACATTCTGGTGCAACAGGATGTCCAGAGAATCTCGAGTGACCTTGAGAGAAAAGGCATACCCAATGATCTGGAGGGATTTGACAACACAAATGCAAAACTTCCGGAACCTTCGTCTTTGGATGTCAAGATCTCAAGTAACTTTGACGATCATCTGAACAATCTGAGCCTGCAAG CGCAAACACTAAGAAGTAGCTACATCGAACGGGTTCCCTCTCCAGCCTCCTATGTTGCGAGGACTGCTGAATGGGATGAGGTTCAGAAGCGTTACAGGCTTGTCACCGTTGGGCCCAAGACGAGGTCCATCAAATATGGAGTCACGGCATTGTCAATGCCAGATTCTCTTGCATCCGGTGGTCATAGCGAAATGGAAGACAACTTCATCGGCCAGCTCTAT GTCTCAAGCTTTCTGAGAGAGGTCGTCGGCGATGGATACAAACCTAGTGTTCATTGGACAAGCCCTCTTCGAAACATGGCAGGCCACAGTCCATTCCAGGACAATGCTTCTGACACGTCAACTTTTACGATGCAGGACACACAGGAAAGGTTCAAGCAGTTCCTGGCACAACAAGGGTTTCAAGGAATTGAGTCATTGGCCGACTCTGTGACTTTCCACATCGAAACCATCGTTTCTGACGAATCCATTTACTCTGGCTTTACACTCAATGCGCATCAGGCGAAAAAG GCTGAGAGACTTTCCCTGACTAGACCTGCAAACATCATGTTGACTGAAGCGTTCATCTTGGTTGTCGTATGTAATCTTCACGAGGAGCCTCGAATCGCCTTTTTCGATGACCCTTGGCGGCACTATCATGGCGGATCCCTCTCATTGGAAGCACCCAGCGGCTACTGGGCTCGTTTCAACGAGACCGCACGTCCCCTTCATATCCGAGGCGCTGCAAACGTTCAGGTTGTGTCGTCAGAGGACTCCGGCTGCTATAGGTATCGAAGCCTACGCCCGGGGGAAATGCGGCTCTTCAAGCTCTCCCCTGGAAGGGACGACGAACCCTTGGAAGGTACTGTCCACCACGTGCTGGCTGGTTCTGACGAAGAGTATCAAGCTCTGTCCTACGTCTGGGGCGACATTAACTCTTCCCTGGCACCGCACTTTATCGAGACTCCTGAGGGAGCGCTGCAGATCAGCTTTTCTCTCCATTCTGCGCTGCGGGCGATCAGAGACCAGAAGACTGATACAATGCTATGGATTGACGCCATCTGCATTAACCAGGAGAGCGTTACGGAGAAGGCTATTCAGATCCGCCTCCTGAGCACAATCTTCCAGTCAGCCACACAGGTCGTCGCTTGGCTTGGCCCAGAGGACCAGAGTCAGAACGGCGGCACCGTGATGGAAAATCTCAAGAGCATTGCCGAGTTTTCCCGTCAGTCCGGATCGATGTACCGGCCCGAATTCTTGGACAgcatcaagtccaagaaTGAGTCTCGGGGCTGTGATATTGACACCTGGGCCGATTTGGATGCCTTCTTGGATAGACCATGGTTCAAACGTGTCTGGATCGTGCAAGAACTGGTGCTGCCAACCAAAGTCACTCTCATCTGTGATAAATCAACGATCGACTGGGATGAGTTCTTTGAGGCAATTCAGCTCTGCGAACGCGGGCTCAACTCCGGTGGTCATCAACCTGACGATGTTCTCGTCTTTCAACACGCCAGCCCCGCATATGCCCTAGGAATGGCACGCAAGTCGCTCAGAGAAGGGCGTAACAAGTTTGGATTTCTCCGCTTGCTTGACATGTTTGCTCACTGCCAGGCCACTAAGCTTGTCGACAAGCTGTtcgctcttcttggcctcggctcTGACTGCGGCCAGCAAGAGTTCAACCCGGATTATGACTCAAGTATACAGCAAGTCGTCCAGAGGTACGCCAACTGCTTTGTGCACCGGGGACAGGTCATGGACCTCTTATGCCGGGCCGGGATGAATAAGTCCTATGGCTTCTCGTCTTGGATCCCTGAGTGGACAAGACACAACTTCCCCCAGACAATATCAACATGGGATGCTGCAAAGGGCACATTCTACGCTGGCAAGCGGGAGCACCCAACGGCTGATGTGCAACCTACATCTGACTCTGGCCTTTCGATTTTGCAAATTAGTGGTATCTCGGTTGACAGAATCACATCTTTCGCCACAATCAGAGAGGTTGGCAAGGACGGCGCCGACTACTCTGGTACTGCAGACAACTTCCGTAACTTGATCGAGTTTATTCATTCATACCCATCCGGGGAGAGTAATAACAGCATTCTTCTCAGACTCCCCATTGGAGACGCAAGAAAGCCTCACCTGGAGTCGACCACAGACCGCCTCCGAGCATACCGAGACTTTGTGAATCAGGAGGCACATGAGTGGCCTAGCGACCTAGAACAGCTCGTGTGGGGAGACAAGAAGAGATCGCCCGAAGAGGACAGAGTGGTCAAGCAATACTGGCAGACTTCACAGGCGTTCATGAGCAGAATCTCAAAGGCTGTTTTCTGCAGGACTGAGAAAGGCTACGCTGGTCTGGTACCGGGGGGATCACAAAAAGGCGACGAAATATGCACATTTGGTGGCGGCAAGGCGCCGTTTGTGCTCAGGAAGCGCATAGAGGCGGAGTATACGCTAGTGGGCGAGTGCTATATGCATGGCCTTATGTATGGCGCTGAGAATGTCCAAGGAGCTCAGGAGAGGCAGTTTTGTATTGTATAA